One Setaria viridis chromosome 5, Setaria_viridis_v4.0, whole genome shotgun sequence genomic region harbors:
- the LOC117859091 gene encoding elongation factor 2, producing the protein MVKFTAEELRAIMDKKNNIRNMSVIAHVDHGKSTLTDSLVAAAGIIAQEVAGDVRMTDTRADEAERGITIKSTGISLYYEMTDESLKSYKGERDGNQYLINLIDSPGHVDFSSEVTAALRITDGALVVVDCIEGVCVQTETVLRQALGERIRPVLTVNKMDRCFLELQVEGEEAYQTFSRVIENANVIMATYEDKLLGDVQVYPEKGTVAFSAGLHGWAFTLTNFAKMYASKFGVDETKMMERLWGENFFDPATKKWTTKNTGSATCKRGFVQFCYEPIKQIINTCMNDQKDKLWPMLQKLNVTMKSDEKELVGKALMKRVMQTWLPASTALLEMMIFHLPSPSKAQKYRVENLYEGPLDDIYATAIRNCDPEGPLMLYVSKMIPASDKGRFFAFGRVFSGKVATGMKVRIMGPNYVPGQKKDLYVKSVQRTVIWMGKKQESVEDVPCGNTVAMVGLDQFITKNATLTNEKEVDACPIRAMKFSVSPVVRVAVQCKVASDLPKLVEGLKRLAKSDPMVLCTIEESGEHIIAGAGELHLEICLKDLQEDFMGGAEIIVSPPVVSFRETVLEKSCRTVMSKSPNKHNRLYMEARPLEEGLPEAIDEGRIGPRDDPKVRSKILSEEFGWDKDLAKKIWCFGPETTGPNMVVDMCKGVQYLNEIKDSVVAGFQWASKEGALAEENMRGICFEVCDVVLHADAIHRGGGQVIPTARRVIYASQLTAKPRLLEPVYLVEIQAPENALGGIYGVLNQKRGHVFEEMQRPGTPLYNIKAYLPVIESFGFSSQLRAATSGQAFPQCVFDHWDMMGSDPLEAGSQAAQLVLDIRKRKGLKEQMTPLSEFEDKL; encoded by the exons ATGGTGAAGTTCACAGCGGAAGAGCTCCGTGCCATCATGGACAAAAAGAACAACATTCGTAATATGTCCGTTATTGCTCATGTGGACCACG GCAAGTCTACCCTTACAGATTCCCTTGTGGCAGCTGCTGGGATTATTGCCCAGGAAGTTGCTGGTGATGTCCGCATGACTGATACACGTGCAGATGAAGCAGAGCGTGGTATTACAATCAAATCCACCGGTATTTCTCTGTACTATGAGATGACTGATGAGTCACTGAAGAGTTACAAGGGTGAGAGAGATGGTAACCAGTACTTGATCAACCTTATCGACTCACCTGGGCACGTTGATTTTTCTTCGGAAGTCACAGCTGCCCTTCGTATCACCGATGGTGCTCTAGTGGTGGTTGACTGTATTGAAGGTGTCTGTGTGCAAACTGAAACTGTGCTCCGCCAGGCTCTTGGTGAGAGGATTAGGCCAGTGCTTACTGTGAACAAGATGGACAGGTGTTTCCTTGAGCTTCAGGTTGAGGGTGAGGAAGCCTACCAGACTTTCTCCCGTGTCATTGAGAATGCCAATGTCATTATGGCAACATATGAAGATAAGCTCCTTGGTGATGTCCAAGTCTACCCGGAGAAGGGAACTGTTGCTTTCTCTGCTGGTCTGCACGGCTGGGCCTTTACCCTCACCAACTTTGCCAAGATGTATGCTTCGAAGTTTGGAGTTGATGAAACTAAGATGATGGAGAGGCTCTGGGGTGAGAACTTCTTTGACCCAGCCACAAAGAAGTGGACCACCAAGAACACAGGCTCTGCTACCTGCAAGAGAGGATTTGTTCAGTTCTGCTATGAGCCAATCAAGCAAATCATCAACACCTGCATGAATGACCAGAAGGATAAGTTGTGGCCCATGCTTCAAAAGCTTAATGTTACCATGAAGTCTGATGAGAAGGAATTGGTTGGCAAGGCTTTGATGAAGCGTGTTATGCAAACTTGGCTTCCAGCTAGTACTGCACTGcttgagatgatgatattccaccTTCCTTCCCCATCAAAGGCACAAAAGTATCGTGTGGAGAACTTGTACGAGGGACCCCTTGATGATATCTATGCTACTGCTATCAGGAACTGTGATCCGGAGGGTCCTCTTATGCTGTATGTTTCTAAGATGATTCCAGCATCTGACAAGGGCAGGTTCTTCGCCTTTGGTCGTGTCTTCTCTGGGAAGGTTGCTACTGGTATGAAGGTTAGGATCATGGGTCCCAACTATGTCCCTGGCCAGAAGAAGGATCTGTACGTCAAGAGTGTCCAGCGTACTGTTATCTGGATGGGAAAGAAACAAGAGTCTGTTGAGGATGTTCCTTGTGGTAACACTGTTGCTATGGTTGGTCTGGATCAGTTCATCACGAAGAATGCTACACTCACCAATGAGAAGGAGGTTGATGCATGCCCAATCAGAGCAATGAAGTTCTCTGTCTCCCCTGTTGTGCGCGTTGCTGTTCAGTGCAAGGTTGCCTCTGACCTACCCAAGCTCGTTGAAGGTTTGAAGCGTCTGGCAAAGTCTGATCCTATGGTCCTCTGTACAATTGAAGAATCTGGTGAGCATATTATTGCTGGAGCTGGTGAGCTTcaccttgagatttgcctgaagGATCTGCAGGAAGACTTCATGGGTGGTGCTGAAATTATTGTTTCTCCTCCTGTTGTCTCTTTCCGTGAAACTGTTCTTGAGAAATCCTGCCGAACAGTCATGAGCAAGTCCCCCAACAAGCACAACCGTCTTTACATGGAAGCCCGTCCCTTGGAAGAGGGTCTCCCTGAGGCTATTGATGAGGGCCGCATTGGTCCACGTGATGATCCCAAGGTTCGCTCCAAGATCCTCTCTGAGGAGTTTGGTTGGGACAAGGATCTTGCCAAGAAGATTTGGTGCTTTGGACCTGAGACCACTGGCCCGAACATGGTTGTTGATATGTGTAAGGGAGTGCAGTACCTCAATGAAATCAAGGATTCTGTTGTGGCTGGCTTCCAGTGGGCCTCAAAGGAGGGTGCACTGGCTGAGGAGAACATGCGTGGCATCTGCTTTGAGGTCTGTGATGTTGTTCTTCATGCTGATGCAATTCACAGGGGTGGTGGCCAGGTCATTCCAACTGCCAGGAGGGTTATTTATGCTTCTCAGCTCACTGCCAAGCCAAGGCTGCTCGAGCCAGTTTACCTTGTGGAGATCCAGGCCCCAGAAAATGCACTTGGTGGTATCTATGGTGTTCTGAACCAGAAGAGAGGGCACGTGTTTGAGGAGATGCAGAGGCCTGGTACCCCGCTCTACAACATCAAGGCTTACCTCCCTGTCATCGAGTCCTTTGGGTTCTCCAGCCAACTGAGGGCTGCAACCTCTGGCCAGGCGTTCCCTCAGTGTGTGTTTGACCACTGGGACATGATGGGCTCTGATCCTCTGGAGGCTGGCTCCCAGGCTGCTCAGCTGGTGTTGGATATCCGCAAGAGGAAGGGTCTCAAGGAGCAGATGACCCCTCTTTCTGAGTTCGAGGACAAGCTCTAA
- the LOC117856497 gene encoding uncharacterized protein — MLKQIVLLLLRPPRAVAAVLCRRAQPTPRRASVYPRILGLVLVLLRAAAQPPPAGEARLLLEIKRAWGDPPVLAGWNATAAAALCSWPHVGCDASGRVVNLTLANANVAGAFPDAVGNLFGLTYLDVSNNSIRSVFPSALYRCASLQYLNLSQNYFGGVLPAEIGSGLAASLTTLDLDGNEFNGTIQASLSRLRNLEYLALNSNRFTGIIPAEVGDLTSLQVLYLDNNPFNAGQLPASFKNLTNLVSLTASQCNLVGDFPNFLWSLKKLQQLYLYTNNITGDLVVDGFAARSFTLIDVSKNKITGVIPEVFGSLKNLTVLNLFMNNFTGQIPVSIGLLPSLTTLRLHTNMLNGTLPPELGKQSAGLNYVEVDYNEFTGAIPEGLCTGGNFQYLTAKSNRLNGSIPAGLANCITLEILSLYNNQLSGTLF, encoded by the exons ATGCTG AAGCAGATCGTCCTCCTCTTGCTGCGTCCACCTCGCGCCGTGGCGGCCGTGCTGTGCAGGCGTGCACAACCAACGCCACGCCGCGCGTCCGTGTACCCACGTATCCTCGGTCTCGTGCTCGTGCTGCTCCGCGCGGCTGCGCAGCCCCCGCCGGCGGGCgaggcgcggctgctgctcGAGATCAAGCGCGCGTGGGGCGACCCGCCCGTGCTCGCGGGGTGGAacgccacggccgcggccgcgctctgCAGCTGGCCGCACGTCGGGTGCGACGCGTCCGGGCGCGTCGTGAACCTCACTCTCGCGAACGCTAACGTCGCGGGGGCCTTCCCTGACGCCGTCGGCAACCTCTTCGGCCTCACGTACCTCGACGTCTCCAACAACAGCATCAGGTCCGTGTTCCCGAGCGCGCTGTACCGCTGCGCTTCGCTTCAGTACCTCAACCTCTCCCAGAACTACTTCGGCGGTGTGCTCCCGGCAGAAATCGGCAGCGGCCTCGCCGCGAGCTTGACCACGCTGGACCTCGACGGCAACGAGTTCAACGGCACCATCCAGGCGTCGCTCTCCCGGCTCCGGAACCTCGAGTATCTCGCGCTGAACAGCAACCGCTTCACCGGTATCATCCCAGCGGAGGTTGGCGACCTGACGAGCCTGCAGGTACTGTATCTGGATAACAACCCGTTCAACGCAGGCCAGCTGCCGGCGTCGTTCAAGAATCTGACCAACCTGGTCAGCCTCACGGCGTCGCAGTGCAATCTCGTCGGGGACTTCCCGAACTTTCTTTGGAGTCTGAAGAAGCTGCAACAATTGTATCTGTACACGAACAACATCACCGGCGACCTGGTAGTTGATGGATTTGCTGCTAGGAGCTTCACACTAATCGACGTCTCGAAGAACAAGATCACTGGAGTCATCCCGGAAGTGTTTGGGAGCTTGAAGAACCTCACAGTCTTGAACCTCTTCATGAACAACTTTACCGGTCAGATACCGGTGAGCATCGGCCTGTTGCCGTCACTGACAACGTTGAGGCTCCACACCAACATGCTTAACGGCACGCTCCCACCGGAGCTCGGAAAGCAGTCGGCGGGCCTGAATTATGTTGAGGTTGACTACAATGAGTTCACCGGCGCGATCCCAGAAGGGCTGTGCACCGGAGGCAACTTCCAGTACCTCACCGCCAAGAGCAACCGATTGAACGGCTCCATCCCGGCAGGCCTTGCCAACTGCATCACTCTGGAAATCCTGTCGCTGTACAATAACCAGCTCTCcggtaccttattctaa